A section of the Halostella salina genome encodes:
- a CDS encoding thiamine ABC transporter substrate-binding protein, translating into MRRRRFLTATAGVAATTVAGCITQSDDGDDSGSGDGTLTTPESFEGELTVATYGAFVDSPSTSPGGWVKEAFEEEYPDVTLNWEVAENGVTEFVQRASRDASIDADVYLGLNVDDLVVADRELDDSLFMSSDAYALDNGDAVRDDLRFDPQSRAVPYDTGYITLVYDENEVDEPTSLDALTTDPYQGTLLAQNAQSSDPGRAFMLWTVNQYSADGYLDYWRDLVDNDVRIFGSWGDAYDAYSQGQRPMVVSYSTDQVYANRNDQDMSRHQVAFPNGQAYANPEGMAVFEASDSPALGFEFLDFVLSPAAQGEIAVRNVQLPATDHADLTDEFDQYALEPDEAVVFDYDELAGNLDGWVSEWAREIAGN; encoded by the coding sequence ATGAGACGGCGCAGGTTCCTGACGGCGACCGCGGGCGTCGCCGCCACGACGGTCGCAGGGTGTATCACGCAGTCCGACGACGGCGACGACAGCGGGAGCGGCGACGGCACGCTGACGACGCCCGAGAGCTTCGAGGGCGAACTCACCGTCGCCACCTACGGGGCGTTCGTCGACTCGCCGAGCACCAGCCCCGGCGGGTGGGTGAAGGAGGCGTTCGAGGAGGAGTACCCGGACGTGACCCTGAACTGGGAGGTCGCGGAGAACGGCGTCACCGAGTTCGTCCAGCGCGCGTCGCGGGACGCGAGCATCGACGCCGACGTGTACCTCGGGCTGAACGTCGACGACCTCGTCGTCGCGGACCGCGAACTCGACGACTCGCTGTTCATGAGCAGCGACGCCTACGCGCTGGACAACGGCGACGCAGTGCGGGACGACCTCCGCTTCGACCCGCAGTCCCGCGCGGTCCCCTACGACACCGGCTACATCACGCTCGTGTACGACGAGAACGAGGTCGACGAGCCGACCTCGCTCGACGCCCTGACGACCGACCCCTACCAGGGGACGCTGCTGGCCCAGAACGCCCAGTCCAGCGACCCGGGCCGGGCGTTCATGCTGTGGACGGTGAACCAGTACTCGGCCGACGGCTACCTCGACTACTGGCGGGACCTGGTCGACAACGACGTGCGTATCTTCGGCTCGTGGGGCGACGCGTACGATGCCTACAGCCAGGGCCAGCGCCCGATGGTCGTCTCCTACTCGACGGACCAGGTGTACGCGAACCGGAACGACCAGGACATGAGCCGCCATCAGGTCGCGTTCCCGAACGGGCAGGCGTACGCCAACCCCGAGGGGATGGCCGTGTTCGAGGCCAGCGACAGCCCGGCGCTCGGCTTCGAGTTCCTCGACTTCGTCCTCTCGCCGGCGGCACAGGGCGAGATCGCCGTCCGCAACGTCCAGTTGCCCGCGACGGACCACGCCGACCTGACCGACGAGTTCGACCAGTACGCCCTCGAACCCGACGAGGCCGTGGTGTTCGACTACGACGAACTGGCCGGCAACCTCGACGGCTGGGTCAGCGAGTGGGCCCGCGAGATCGCCGGGAACTAA